Part of the Deinococcus sp. QL22 genome is shown below.
ACCAAAGAAACTCTCTTTGGTGCTTGGCCTCTTGTTCTTCGGCGTCCTGGGCACGCGCCTGTGGAGCTCTGGCTTCACGCACGCACTGACCTTGGCGTTGTGGGCAGAAGTGGTGGTATGCCTTGTGGGCTTCACGCTCCTGTTCCTGCTGCCGAAGCGTAGACAGGCCATCACACATGGAACAGGAGGAACAACATGAAACCAGAGAACCGTCGGCACGCAGGCATCATCTTGCTCGTCCTTCCCACCGTCATCTACGGCGGCGTCAGCCTTTTGACGCTTCTGACAGCTGGAGCTGACTACGCGAACAGTCCCCTGCGGCAAGACCTGTGGCGGGCTGGTCACGCCCACGCCGCCGTCCTGCTGATCTTTTCCCTTCTGGCCCTCCTGCTGGCCGAACATGCCCAACTCTCGCCCTTCTGGGAACGCCTCGCCACCACCCTGATTCCCGCTTCGGCCATCCTGTTGCCCGCTGCCTTCTTCCTGTCTGTCGCCTCGCCCACCGCGACGAAGCCCAACGGCCTGATCTCCCTGGCCTACGTCGGCGCCGTTGCGCTCGTGGTCGGTGTGCTGATCCTGGGCATCGGGTTGATGCGTCAGCCAGCAGCGAAGTGATGAACGCTCCAGGGAAAGTCGCGTTGGGCGTTCTGTTCGTCGGAGTGTTGGTGCTGGGTGTCGGTGTCTGGCGTGCGGCCCGCCTCGCCGTGACTTATCCGCAGTTCTGGCAGGAGTAGGTGGCCCGGCCGGTGGCCCTGGATGCTCTCCGTTTGATCGCGTTGGGAGACTCGACGATTCAGGCGGTTGGAGCGTCACAACCACTTATGGGCTTTGTCGGTCTCATCGCCGCGCACATGGCGCGGCAGACTGGGCGGCCCGTCCACATCCGCAACGTGAGCGTGGGAGGGGCGACGGTGGGCGGGATGCTCCGCACGCAGCTTCCCCAGGTAAACGTCAAGGCGGCAGACCTGATCGTCGTGTCGAGTGCCAACGATCTGGAGCAGCGCGTCCCGCTCGAACAGTATCGGCGGGAGTCGACGGGATTCTGTTGCCTTAACTGTGCCGCACTGCTTGTACTCATGATCCACCCGTGCCGGGATACCCAGCACGGGTGGCAGCGGCCCGTGCACATGATCGAGCCATTGGTACGACTTTTCACCGAAGCAGATGACGGGCCGCGAGGCGTCGTGGGGCTGAGCATAGGTGTCCAGGACAGCTTCCATGCGCCAAACAAAGTCCGCGCCTACTTGGGCGACACACCAACTTTGAACTTGCCACGGTTTAAACGCGTTTTTTTCAGTGTGCGCCGGACACTTTCATCACTGATGGTGTCCACGGCACCCAACGTCACCAGACGGTCTGCCAGCAGTTGCATGATCCACTTCTCCCGGCCGTCGGGACTCGAGCAGACTTCGGTCATCAGGATCGCCGTCTGCTGGGCACCCAGTTTCGGGGGTTGTTTGGGACGCTCTTTTTCATACAGGGCGGCCTGCAGGCCGCCCTCGGCGCCTGGCCCTCGTTTTGAACACCTGGCCTCCCGTCGTTCAGCCCCCTGTTGTCATCGACCCTGGACGGCCTGTCCATCCTCAACTTGCCAGAACTGGTGCGACAACTTTCCTACAGCAAACCCAATTCAAGAGCCCGGAGCACAGCACGAATGCGATCTCTGGTCTGCAACTTGGACAGCACGTTACTGACATAACTCTTGACGGTTCCCTCGGTGGTTTGCAATGCATCGGCAATCTCCCGGTTGCTGTACCCGCCAGCCATCAGGCGCAGAACCTCGTTCTCCCTGACCGTCAAGCCAATCCCTGCCACGCTGAGATCGTCTGTGACCGGCCGTTTTAGACTCTCTAATCCCCTGAGGGTGCGCTCGGTCACGGCCGGTTGCAGCCACCGCCCACCCGCCGCCACCACCCTGACGGCGTCGAGCAGCACCTGAATACAGACGTCTTTCAGGAGGTAGCCTTTGGCTCCCGCCTTGACGGCGTCGAATACCAGTTCATCGTCGTCGAAGGTGGTTAAAATCAGGGTCGGCGGCAGGGCTTGAGCAGCGTTGAGGCGCCGCAATACGCCCAGACCGTCGAGCCGCGGCATACGGACGTCAAGCAGCACGATGTCCGGCTTGACCTTTGGAATGACTTCTAAAGCCACCAAACCGTCTTCAGCCTCCGCAATGACCTCAATGTCAGGAGCAAGGTCAAGCATGCTTCGCAGACCCTGACGCACCAGCGTCTGGTCGTCAACCAGGCAGGCGCGGATCACGAGTGCACTATAAGCGGGAGTGTTGCCAGCAGCACCACACCTGCACCATGATGAGTATCGATCTTCAACTGACCTCCTATGCTTTCGAGCCGCTCCTGCATGCCTTTCAGGCCGCAGCCGGGGCGGAGGGCTCTGACCCCCCGACCATCGTCGTGGGCATGCAGGTGCAGGCAGTCGGCCTGCCACTCCAGGATCAGCCACACATTGCGGGCAGCGCCATGTTTGACCGCGTTCGCCACAATTTCTTGACTGCACCGCAGCAACACCTGGGTGCGTAGCGGGTCGATCACGGCCAGGTTCTCAGGCAGGGTCGCATGAACCTGAACGTCCGTCCAGCGCTGCTGAAGCAGGTCAAGCTCCGCCCTGATGTCCAGCACTGCTTCACTGCGCATCGCCCCCACCGCCTCACGCACGCTGCTCAGCAGCAGCTTGGCAATCGCCCCAGCACGTTCGACATGGACTTGGCTGCGCTCGTCCTGTGTCCCGTGCTCAGCCACCTGAAGGTTCATGGTCAGCGCCGTCAGGTGATGCCCAACCAGATCATGCAGTTCGCGGGCAATCCGGAGGCGCTCAGCGTCACGGGAGGCCTGCACCAACAGAGCACGGGTCTGCTGCAACTCTTCGACCACCACCGTCAGCCGCTGCCGCGCCTGCACCTCGCGAACCGCCACCTGGGCACTCAGCACCGCAAATACCTGAAAGCACAGGTAGCCTGTGGTATACGACACCGCATCGAACAGTGGCCAATTTACACTGAGCACTGTAAATAGGCCAAGGGTCTGCACGGCCACCCAGAGCAGGGCCTGATGCATGGGTAAGATGGCACCCACATGCATGGCCGTGACCAACAACATGCCGGACAGCAGACTGTTGCCGTTGAAAATGTGGTTGGCGATCAGGGCAAGGCCCACCTCTAGGGCACACAGCCACAGCTTGATCCGCAGTGGCCAGCGGGCGCTGCGGGTGTCGGTGGCAACCCACAAGACGGCACCAAATCCCAACAGGCACAACCCGAATGACAGATACTCGTCTTGGGTGAGACGCCAAGGTTTACCGGGAAGGGCCAAGAGGGCGTGGGTGCTCACAGCCAACCAAGTGGCCAGGCCCACGCCACGCAAGATGTGTCTCAGTTCACCAAAGGGCGTGAGGGCAGCAGTAGGAAGGGCCACGTTGCTCCTATCAAGTTTCCTGAGAAAGGGGACAAGCCCCCCCACGTCTGGCGTGGAGAGGCGCTGCAACGGATGACCGTTCGACCAAAAGGCTTCAGGGGTAAAAGGAGCCCGCGCCGCGCAGACGTACTGCTTGGTAGAAGCCTTCAGCTGCAGCGTAGCAAGGATATTTGCGCCAGCCCAGCGTGTCACATTTTAAGCGCATATGCTGTTTAAACTGACTGTCGACCCATGCCCGGTGGTTGCCGTTGAGTAGATTGGGATACAGACGGGCGTTGCGGTAGCCGAAATCATGGGCCAGGCAGGGCCAGTAAAACTCATCGCTCCAGCCGGTATATTCCGAGGGCCCACTGCAGCCGTCATTCGACCAGTTAAATCGGGGGAAGCGGGACTTGTTGAAGCTGTAGTTGCCACGGAAGTTGTTGTCACCAGCAATGTTGGTGTAAATGTACTGAGCGTAAGGGGCTGCCTGAGGGTTGAGCTTGCCGCTGGGCACCTCAATGTTGAGGGGCTGGGCGCCCATCTGTAGGTCTAGTTCAAAGCTCTGAATCAGGGCACCGAGGTCAACCACTTGGCCTGCATCGTCCACAGGCGCGGTGAGCGTCCCGGCGGCCACCTGTGCCTGCACATCTCTCAACTCCTGAAGCTGGTGGCGCAGAGCGTTTTGCTGCGCAGGGGACAGCAGGGTGACCTGGAATGGCGCGGGAGCAGCGGCCGTGCTGGAAGGGGTGACGTCCGGCACCTGACCACAGGCCGACAGGACGAGTGCGCCTAAAGCAATAAACCCGACGGGGAAGTTCTTCATAGCGTGCTCCTTGAACGGTGGGGTGACCTCAAGTGAGAGATGAACTGCCAACCTCAGCTCAAGCGAATCTTCGGAAATGAGCAGAGTGTGCTGCAGCTAAGACAGAGCGTAAACACTGGAAGCGCTCCGGAGTAGTGCCACAAGTTAGCTCAATATGTTGTCACCAATTTATGATGCTCTCATCCCGATCTTAGGGCGCTTGTGGCCTCAGCACTTGACGTTTTAAAGAGTTGCCGTGGTTCTGTAAACTAAACGACCCTAGGGGTTTGGGAGCGACAGGGGTCTCCTTCCATCTGAGAGCAGGAACGTGTCTTGCGCTTGATTGGAACCGCTCTGGTGATGCTCGAGATCCTCCTGCCCCAGCTCCTCGGTGATGTTCCCCGGACTCCCTGCTCCCTATCCCACGCCCCAACAGTGTCGTCCCCCATCTCGAAAAACGAGATGGGGGAATTCTTTCTGGAGCACCCGGGAAGTGCGCCCCTTGAGCCGCTTCACCAGAGCACTCCCCGACCGCGCAGGTGGATCTTCCAAGTGCAGCTGCACCGGATCGCACCTCACGACGCCCTTCAACATGCCAACGTCTTCCGCACCGCCAATGTGAATCAGGAGTTCGCGGCATCGAAGGTTCACTTCACCGACTAAGACGTGATACCGGTACGTTGTCGCCCACACCAGATATACCGTCAGCCGACTGACCGTATGACTTCCTGACCGACTCCCGCGCACTGCTCAACGCTACCCGGTGGCCTGATCCGTTCCAGCATCTGAAAGACTTGCACTCCAGTGCATGGCTGAAGACCAGCGGGTTGGGACAGTGAAGGCCACACAACCCCGCATGAAGCGGGGCGGTGAGCGCGGAGGCGTGAAGTAATACTGCCGCCGCAATGGTGGTAGCCGGAGCCGCTTGGCGCCACCGCACTGCGTGGAGCCGGAGCGGATGGACAGCGGCCCTCATAGCAACTGCTCTTCCAGATGCCGCCGCAGCGGTTCCAGTGCAGCCCGGTCACGCGGGCGGGATGTCGGCGGGCGCACGTCCTCGCCCACTTCACCGCCACGCAGCAGGATGACCCGGTCGGCCAATTTCAGGGCTTCGTCCAGATCGTGCGTGACCAGCAGCGTGGTGGCTCCGGTGTCGTCGAGCAGGGTCTCCAGAAGCGCGTGCATGCTGGCGCGGGTCAGGGCGGCGAGTGCGCCGAACGGTTCGTCTAGCAAGAGCAGGGCTGGACGGTGAGCCAACGCGCGGGCCAAGGCCACCCGCTGCCGCTGCCCGCCGGAGAGTTCGTGCGGGTAAGTCTCGGCGCGGTCTGCGAGGCCCACGCCGGCCAGCGCGGTCAGGCCGTAAGCCCGCTCAGCACGCGGCAGCCCCAGCGTCACGTTGTCCAGTGCGCCCAGCCACGGCAATAGCCGGTCTTCTTGAAACATGACCCGTACCCGCGCCTCGTCCCTGGCCTGCCGAATCTGCACCTCTCCGGCGCTGTGGGGCGTGAGGCCCGCCAATACCCGCAACAGCGTCGTTTTGCCGCCGCCACTGGCTCCTACCACCGCCACCCGTTCACCAGGGGCCACATCCAGGGTCAGGTCACTCAGCACCGTGTTGGAGCCAAACATCACGCTGAGATTCTGAACATGCACGCTGGCTCCGTCTCCTGCCCGCAGGGACATGGGGTTGGGCAGGCGAACAGCGGAGGTGGCCGTCATGCCTGCACCTGCCAGGGCAAAAGGCGCCGTTCCAGCCCTCGTACGAGTGAGTCGGCAACCTTGCCGATCAGGGCGTAAATGAGGATCGCCAGCACGATTACGTCGGTACGAAAGAACTCGCGGGCGTCCATCGCCAGAAAACCGATGCCGCTGCTGGCCGCAAACGATTCGCTGACCACCAGCGCCAGCCACGAGATGCCTAGCGCGTACCGCACGCCGATCAGGACGCTGGGGAGCGCTCCCGGCAACGACACGCGGCGGAAGGTCTCCAGTGGTGAGAGCCCGTACACACGGGCCATTTCCGTGAGCTTGGGATCGATGCTCCGGACGCCGTGCAGGGCGTTGAGGTACACAGGGAAGAAGGTCGCCAGCGCAATCAGGAAGACCTTGCCGCTTTCACCGATGCCGAACCAGAGGATCACCAGCGGAATCAGGGCCAGGTTGGGAATGGTGCGGATCATCTGAAACGAGGAGTCCAGCAGCAGGTGCGCCGTCCGGAAGGTGCCGGTCAGGATGCCCAGCGCAAAGCCCAGTCCACCCCCAATCAGCACGCCTGTTCCGGCCCGCCCCAGACTGATCAGGAAGTGGTGCCACAGTTCGCCGTTGCGGGCCAACTCCCAAAACGCGCCGACCACCGCACTCGGCGCGGGCAGCACCCGTGGATTGAGCCAGCCCACGCTGGACGCCAATTGCCAGAAGGCTACCAGCAGCACCGGCACGAGCCAGCGCACGCCTTCCAGCAACCACTTGGGTGCGGGACGGCGGGGAGCTGCCTGAACCGAACTGGATGCGGGCCGCCCCGTGATGGCCCCGGTCAGGACGTCCTGGGTGATCTTGACCTGCGTCCCCTGCCCCTGCGGACTCCGCACCTGAGTCATTTCAACCCCAG
Proteins encoded:
- a CDS encoding helix-turn-helix domain-containing protein; protein product: MQAALYEKERPKQPPKLGAQQTAILMTEVCSSPDGREKWIMQLLADRLVTLGAVDTISDESVRRTLKKTRLNRGKFKVGVSPK
- a CDS encoding response regulator transcription factor, yielding MIRACLVDDQTLVRQGLRSMLDLAPDIEVIAEAEDGLVALEVIPKVKPDIVLLDVRMPRLDGLGVLRRLNAAQALPPTLILTTFDDDELVFDAVKAGAKGYLLKDVCIQVLLDAVRVVAAGGRWLQPAVTERTLRGLESLKRPVTDDLSVAGIGLTVRENEVLRLMAGGYSNREIADALQTTEGTVKSYVSNVLSKLQTRDRIRAVLRALELGLL
- a CDS encoding sensor histidine kinase, coding for MALPTAALTPFGELRHILRGVGLATWLAVSTHALLALPGKPWRLTQDEYLSFGLCLLGFGAVLWVATDTRSARWPLRIKLWLCALEVGLALIANHIFNGNSLLSGMLLVTAMHVGAILPMHQALLWVAVQTLGLFTVLSVNWPLFDAVSYTTGYLCFQVFAVLSAQVAVREVQARQRLTVVVEELQQTRALLVQASRDAERLRIARELHDLVGHHLTALTMNLQVAEHGTQDERSQVHVERAGAIAKLLLSSVREAVGAMRSEAVLDIRAELDLLQQRWTDVQVHATLPENLAVIDPLRTQVLLRCSQEIVANAVKHGAARNVWLILEWQADCLHLHAHDDGRGVRALRPGCGLKGMQERLESIGGQLKIDTHHGAGVVLLATLPLIVHS
- a CDS encoding phospholipase A2, with translation MKNFPVGFIALGALVLSACGQVPDVTPSSTAAAPAPFQVTLLSPAQQNALRHQLQELRDVQAQVAAGTLTAPVDDAGQVVDLGALIQSFELDLQMGAQPLNIEVPSGKLNPQAAPYAQYIYTNIAGDNNFRGNYSFNKSRFPRFNWSNDGCSGPSEYTGWSDEFYWPCLAHDFGYRNARLYPNLLNGNHRAWVDSQFKQHMRLKCDTLGWRKYPCYAAAEGFYQAVRLRGAGSFYP
- a CDS encoding ABC transporter ATP-binding protein gives rise to the protein MTATSAVRLPNPMSLRAGDGASVHVQNLSVMFGSNTVLSDLTLDVAPGERVAVVGASGGGKTTLLRVLAGLTPHSAGEVQIRQARDEARVRVMFQEDRLLPWLGALDNVTLGLPRAERAYGLTALAGVGLADRAETYPHELSGGQRQRVALARALAHRPALLLLDEPFGALAALTRASMHALLETLLDDTGATTLLVTHDLDEALKLADRVILLRGGEVGEDVRPPTSRPRDRAALEPLRRHLEEQLL
- a CDS encoding ABC transporter permease subunit, which gives rise to MTQVRSPQGQGTQVKITQDVLTGAITGRPASSSVQAAPRRPAPKWLLEGVRWLVPVLLVAFWQLASSVGWLNPRVLPAPSAVVGAFWELARNGELWHHFLISLGRAGTGVLIGGGLGFALGILTGTFRTAHLLLDSSFQMIRTIPNLALIPLVILWFGIGESGKVFLIALATFFPVYLNALHGVRSIDPKLTEMARVYGLSPLETFRRVSLPGALPSVLIGVRYALGISWLALVVSESFAASSGIGFLAMDAREFFRTDVIVLAILIYALIGKVADSLVRGLERRLLPWQVQA